In Salvia miltiorrhiza cultivar Shanhuang (shh) chromosome 4, IMPLAD_Smil_shh, whole genome shotgun sequence, the DNA window ATTTATATACTCCATTTGGTCCCCGAATTcgaacatcatatatatatgaacatcTAACGAACTGAGTTCAAGTCCAAACTCGAATTCAATCGAGCATTATTCGAACCGAGCTCGATAAACAAGTGACGAGTCAAACTCGATCAAAAAGATAAAAACTTGAATCGAATTTGAATATCCCGAATATTTGAACAAGCTGAGCTTGAGCCTACTGGTATTCGGCTCGTTTACCACCCTAAATGAGATCACCACCAATTTTTTGGGGACTTTGACATCAATTTTTTATAATGGCGAcgttgaatttattttaattattaatatgacaTGAAGTTTCTAGtttttagtaatttttatttttccattaGATATTTTGACGCTAGCAACGCAATCATGTACATAAAATAAGTGCTTTTTAAACCTCATCATGTAAACTAGCgtctaacccgtcgaaattcgacgagaATTATTTTATgccattatttataattattttatattatttttattactatagcatacgaaatagtttatatatacattatttttttttattaatttgatatgatcaaattaaattaatagtacAATATTTCTATTAATAGTACAATATTCCTATTAATAGTacaatagtttatatataaatttttaatttgatatgtaaatttgaagtatgatatgatgtacgattgatgtgttGCATTTGCTATTAATtgtatatcgataatatttactctctctgtccctaaaacattttttttttctattttggttcgtccccaaaacatcttcctaacctatttttgaaaataatttcactaattattattcttacagtttcactttttgtgggactcgttctccactttcactaactatcactcttacaatttcactttttgtgggactcattctccacttatcaaatacataactaacttttattaaaacttgtgtcatccCCTCTTAGGAAGATATTtgggggcggagggagtattaaatttgttcaaattctttaaatttggcggataagaaataatttaattaaacatatgttatctgagtatcatctcatatggacctaataagaccagataatcatatgaagctctaaagaccGCATATGACATTTgaagtcaaaattttgaaaatcatattctttgaagtttgaaatacaacatctgaattttgagcattatcttgtatgaagcttgaagattataacttacttgtgagtatcatttgTCTAGagtttgtgaaactataattaagttatgagaataatctcgttTGGAACTTGACATGCCATCTCTGACTTTTGAGCACCCTCTCGTGTGGAACTTGAAAAATCACAActtagttttgagcatcatcttgtctgaaacttaaAATGTCATAACTGAgttttgagcattatcttgtctgaagtttgaaagatcataactgacttatgagcattatctcgtctagagtttgaaagatcataatTGAATCTTGGTAATCTCGCATCTTacttatgagcatcatctcTAAAACTTGAAATACGACAAATTGAGTTAcaagcatcatctcgtctcaaactttatacaatatcgtcaaatttgaaatcatattcaatcatatatatactcaattactttattaaaacccgtgccctTTTGAACTGGATACataaagccgggacggagggagtattagataacataatttattgtcaaaaattcaaagttcaatttaaaatcaatttcaaattaatttgatgataattttgtaacataattttgagggcccaaaattttaaatatatctcattaattatagactttatatatactaaaaaaaatattaggcaATATAACttattgtcaaatttatattatattaaaacttcaaagttcaaatcgaaatataaaattatgctgGCAATGCTAGTTACTGACTTACTGTTCTAAAATGAGcttcttaaatttaaaattgttgaaaacgtatttgagatcgtcaatgtccctagagagattgaatgatttgacaatatctatatacatatataaaagctcaatcactttcaaaaatagtaagttaGTTTTCCTACcaaaaatcaccttactatttttaaaaataattttttctttctattttttttatcaatctactctagataataataataataataataataataataataataataataataataatattcataCAAAAACgtactaaaaatttaataaatgtaaatcatattagaaattctatttttaagttatatatatatatatataattatttatctacaaatttatattttaagctaaagagttctaaaatgaaaaaatataagcTTAATCTTAGTAActgcattaaattgttataataaaaaatttaaatataaaaataatactatatagtaaaaatataaaaaaacagaataaaataaacaaattttaaaatgttatgattcttgatcatgacaaattttaaatttcaactttgctaggttgtatttgttaattttatcaacatacaaaatttaaaattaaactatatattcattaaataatatatatatatatatatatatatatatatatatatatgctattAGTACTGTGTATATTTCagtagaaattttgtataagttattttaatataatgtgtatatattatatcatctttaattttgtcatgtatgaacgaaattaaaattcagggcaaatttcagaatgagctaaagtttatgtatttatactgtaactttatatagttgaaaaaaatagcaaaattaactaatagtttgtgaatttacagtcaattaacgcctcaaaaaaatatatattatgaaattcaaataagtaaaaagtaattaaaagttccaaaaatccTTTCaaaactaatagaaaatttgaaagaaaaatatctagatattttgggTGGAAATTTtctaaatagataataataatcgttagttaaaaaggttttgtcaagatcttgATCATTCATTTTATATCCTCCAATTATATAAGATGGTTTTATGCTATTATCTTTATTAGacctattttatataataatataagtaacttatagaattttattttctaaatataatattctaaaaaatataccgtgcatcgcacgggagtaatactagttatgtatagaaaaagagATTAAGAGATTTTAGATAACATGCAACTAAAAATGATAGATGAAGtcattttttataagtaatgaaaaatttaatttttcaatatattgagggcacatttttataatttcgcccAGGGCCTCTCATTTTTCTCAGGACCCGGCCCTGGATTCAAGAAATCAAGATCGAACTACATAGATTCAACAGTGCAATTTttacaacactacatagattcAAGAAATCAAAATCGAACTACATAGATTCAACAGTGCAATTTTTACAACTCAAGAGTCGAATTAATCATGCAAGGaactaaaaaaatcatagaTTGGACCAGATCACGTACGCAATGGCGACGACCTGTACTGCCTACacataataattataattatactcGGACCTGCACTGTTTCACCTTCATAATATTCGGGCCATTTGTCTTGGTAGAGATGTGCTTCGAGCAACTTTATGGCTTCACCTTCATAATATTCGGGCCATTTGTATTGGTAGAGATGTGCTTCGAGCAACTTTATGGCTTCACTAGCAATGTCACCTTTATTCACCTTTATGCATCCTGCTGTGAGAACCCAAATAAGGGCAGTGAAACAAAAGAAATTAGGAAGCAATAATCAAATGATAAACTATGAATTAAGATATTAGAAATATGTATCTGGCCAAGAATCACCATTGAGATAACTCCAACTTTTAGTTTTTTGGTCAGTAACAACATTGTCATGATCTTCATTGAATTCAATTGCTGGATAAACAATTTTTAACGGTATTTGACCAATAAACTCATCCCAATGACTTTCAATGAAGAAGCATATACATGATGCTTGGCGTTTTGTTGCTAAATTGCACAATATTGCAAGGCAATTTCCAACCAAAAACCACCTAAAATCAATACCAGTTGGACAAGAATTTCCAAGAAAATATCCGGCAGCACCAAGGGACACCCATTGAGGAACATGCTCAGCAATCAACTCATCCAAACGAACTGTTGCATCATACCAAAACTGATTTTGGATATGACTTCTTAGAGAAATGATATATACTTTTCTCTAATAGTTGGCTAAACTCTATATCATCACGCTGATGTTTGATCAAGAGCTTTGATGCACATGTCATGGCCATAGTAAAAGAGTGATTGAATCTCCATTGGATAGCCATGTATACCCTACACCAAAAAGCAAGCAAAACCTAAGAATATAAATTCAAGTTCACCAAAGCAGCAGGCTTCATCAAGCTAATCAGAAAGAAAAATCTACCATTTTTTTGCACCCATCTGCACACAATAGTGTAGGCAGTCCATCCGACATACACAATGTGAACACCTTTTTTATTGCAAGTTGCACTTGAGGCAACATGGAAACAGTAAGATCCTTGGACTTCATTGTGTATGCGTACAGAAGCACGGTCCACCATAGGCCACTGTCTATGGGAACGTCCGACCCGAAATCAGCTTCTAAGTTCTCGTATCCTGGGTCAATGGTGTCAACTGTGAGTCTGAAACTATGACAAAACACACCATTTCGTGAAAGTTCAAGACTCGTCAATAGAAATGTTTTCACAATGTTCAAATCACATTTATCATCATCACCACTTGACATCAAGAGTGCCAGTCCAACGGGGACAAAATCCCTCAAGAATACCTGCAATGCAAACCAAAACCATCTGCACCAGACTAGGAATCAAACTTGGCAGCAATCATCAAGTAATTAATGTAAcaaataatagaaatattttttcatgGGATGCAATGTTATCTCCGATTGGCATGTCATAATCAAAAAGTTAACGAAAAAGAAGCAAAGGAATATATGTGAATAAAATACAGATAAGTGATGCATGGAAGATTGTGGTGGCCTGAAACCGAGTGGAttggcccgaaaccgagtggattggcccgattgacatacCTTTAATTGTATCACTAATAAAATGTTAAAGTTAATAAACTGAAGATTACAGTTTCACAAACTAAAGTCGAGAAATAAATTTTCTACCtcttctcttttattttatcattCTTAATTAACTTTGAGGAACTTTGAGGTTTTGATGTGGGATAATTTTAAAACGTTACTAAACTACTAATCGAAGATTTTATAGCAATATTAAACGGTAAAAACTCCACACTTGCATGCCGGTTAGCGCGGTGCAACCTTCACATTGATAGTTTTTTCTACTgtattgaattttaattaataacatGCGTCGACTAAGAATGAATCATTCCATACGAATCTAGTTAAACAATTATTCGTACTGTCATTTATATGTACTTTTGATTTGGCATGTGGGATAATTTATATACTCCATTTGGTCCCCGAATTcgaacatcatatatatatgaacatcTAACGAACTGAGTTTAAGGCCAAACTCGAATTCAATCGAGCATTATTTGAGCCGAGCTCGATAAACAAGTGACGAGTCAAACTCGATCAAAAAGATAAAAACTTGAATCGAATTTGAATATCCCGAATATTTGAACAAGCTGAGCTTGAGCCTACTGGTATTCGGCTCGTTTACCACCCTAAATGAGATCACCACCAATTTTTTGGAGACAACGACATCAATTTTTTATAATGGCGAcgttgaatttattttaattattaatatgacaTGAAGTTTCTAGtttttagtaatttttatttttccattaGATATTTTGACGCTAGCAACGCAATCATGTACATAAAATAAGTGCTTTTTAAACCTCGTCATGTAAACTAGCgtctaacccgtcgaaattcgacgggaattattttatgtcattattataattattttatgttatttttattactatagcatacgaaatagtttatatataaattattttttttattaatttgatgtgatcaaattaaattaatagtacaatatttgaaataatattaattttaatcactttcgccaattaaatgtaggttgtgataatagaaatatatttttatataaatattcatttgatgaagtttataaaaagttgatgtgggattgaatattttggaaaaaaaaaatgtaaatttgaagtatgatatgatgtacgattgatgtgttGCATTTGCTATTAATtgtatatcgataatatttactctcaCTGTCcctaaaacattttttttttctattttggttcgtccccaaaacatcttcctagcctatttttgaaaataatgtcactaattattattcttacagtTTCACttttgtgggactcgttctccactttcactaactatcactcttacaatttcgctttttgtgggactcattctccacttatcaaatacataactaacttttattaaaacttgtgtcatcaTCTCTTAGGAAGATATTTGGGggcggatggagtattaaatttgttcaaattttttaaatttgacggataagaaataatttaattaaacatatgtTATCTGAGTATCATCTTATATGGACTTAATAAGAccagataatcatatgaagctctaaagaccgcatatgacatttgaacgtcaaaattttgaaaatcatattctttgaagtttgaaataccacgtctgaattttgagcattatcttgtatggagcttgaagattataacttacttgtgagtatcatttgTCTAGAttttgtgaaactataattaagttatgagaataatctcgttTGGAGCTTGACATGCCATCTCTGACTTTTGAGCACCCTCTCGTGTGGAACTTGAAAAATCACAACTTAgttttgagcattatcttgtctgaaacttaaAATGTCATAACTGAgttttgagcattatcttgtctgaagtttgaaagatcataatTGACTTATGAGCATTATTTCGTCTAGAGTTTGAAAGATTATAATTGAGTCTTGCTAATCTCACATCTTacttatgagcatcatctctaaaacttgaaagacgACAAATTGAGTTAcaagcatcatctcgtctcaaactttatACAATATCGTCAattttgaaatcatattcaatcacatatatagttaattatataGACTATAGTACTCCAATTTagaagtattaataatttattttctaaaaaaaataataatcattctgACATACCCTGCAAATCCcacccacctctctctctctctctctctctctctctctcacatctGAATATCTCTCACACACGTAGACTCGAGGCGGATATTGACACTGGTGGGCAGCGATCACCACGAACGTGCGGGTCTGAATTCGAGCCGGAATTCGGCGAGGGGGAAGAATTATGCACTTTGTAAATGCGGCGGCGCTGCTCTCGATAGCGTTGaagaacggcggcggcggcggcggaggaggagggaTGTTAGGATCGGAGATAGAGTTCGGCGACGTGTGGTGGTACGTCTACGCGGGAATATCGTGCCTATTGGTGATGTTCGCGGGGGTAATGTCGGGGCTCACGCTGGGACTCATGTCGCTGGGCCTCGTCGAGCTCGAGATCCTCCAGCGCAGCGGCACCCCCTCCGAGAAGAAACAGGCTGGTTCGAAAACTATcctcctatttatttattttttaatcagaAATTTTGAATCTAGTTTTTGATCGTtcgtgtttatttgttttttttttttttggattgagATGATTGATGCTGAGATGGCTAGGATTAGGTTTTTGATTTAGTTGTTGTTTTTGATTGTTTGTTTTTCGAGGTGATTGGAGCTATAGGCTTAGGAATTAGGATTGATTTTAGTTATAAAAGAATTTGGGGATTGGATAGTGATGGAATTTTGGTAGGAATGGGTTGGATTGCTTGAAATGTTTATGTATTAGATTTAGAATTAAGTTTTAGGTTGAAAAGGGGATCTTTGAAATGATGCTATTTTTGCTTTTAGTTGGCTTTTTGATGCCCTGCAGCTTGAAATAGGTTTAATTCCTGATGATAAAACTGGATAAAGAGTTGAAGCTTTTTGATAAGGGAATCTCAGTTTCATTTAGGGGccatttacttttcatgattgataaaataagttgcatgattgaatatttttatttttattactaggAATCTAGGATATCTCCAATCACACCCTTTGAATGGGATATAAATCAAGTAAGAATTAGCTGAAATtatagaaattatcaagggcATGGGGATATTCCAAAGTTTCGTCTTAGTAAACAATGAATTTgccttactatttttttttaatctatcaaggctaatcctcaaaagtaaacaTACCCTTTATTGTACACAACCATTGTTGCTTTTCTATTAGTAATATTCTTGAAAGTTTTGATGATGCTTCATTGTTATCACTTAGTTTTTGAGAAGTTAATTTGGGATGGTAATAGGCTTGAGATGGAGTTTATAATGAGAAGCAAATACTGGAATCTCGATTTTCTTGACTTATGCTTAGCCGATGTGATCAAAGGCTAGAATAGGAAAGTACATTTGAACCaagttactttttttttatactttttccCCTTCAATCTGAACCAAGTTAATTTTCTTCAGCTAGGATATTTCCGGTGGTTCAGAAGCAGCATCAGCTTCTTGTGACATTGCTTTTATGTAATGCCGGTGCAATGGAGGTACTGATTAATTTTGTTCTAAATAGGCGTTTCTCAGTCATCAAAGAGGCTGAAAACGAGCAAAGTTGCATATTCTTGTACTAGCTGGTCTTTGAGTTTAGAGCTTTGTATTGCATATATGCTTACTTTCACCTCTATTTGCAACTTGCAGGCCCTTCCTCTCTACCTAGACAAGATCTTCAATCAATATGTTGCCATTATACTATCAGTCACTTTTGTCTTATTTTTTGGAGAGGTATTCATTTATATGTGTTCAACCTTTCCATTCTCCCTGACCCTCACTTTTTGGTGTTCATTCGCCTatgagtttttaattattttgtcagGTCATCCCTCAAGCAATATGCACTAGATATGGGCTCGCCGTGGGTGCTAATTTTGTGTGGCTTGTTCGTTTTCTGATGGTCATTTGCTACCCGATTGCTTACCCAATTGGCAAGGTAATTAGAGACTGCCAATATGTTTTATTAGCGTTTTCTTCGGTCAAAGTGATTGCATATTTACATTCATCAATTTTGTTTTTAGATTTGTCCTACCTTTCAAATGCTGAAGTTTGATATTTAAATCTATCTACTTCCCCACATGCATCACCGGCCCTTGCCACCCCCCACGGGTGCCCTAATTGATTGAAACTCTGAATCTTGTGATTTGGTCGTTCAATGAATTCAGGTTCTGGATTTGGTTCTGGGACACAATGATGCACTTTTTAGACGAGCTCAGCTGAAAGCTCTTGTTTCTATCCACAGCCAGGAGGTAAAACACTTGCAAGCTGCTCGAGTCTTTTATTCTTTATGAAATTAAGCTATCCTCTTTTGTTTTTAGGCTGGAAAAGGCGGTGAACTAACACATGATGAGACAACAATTATTAGTGGAGCGCTTGATTTGACGGAGAAGGTATGGTGATAGCAGCTTGTACTCCTTAGTCCTTACATGATACTCCATTTTCCTTATTATTTCTCTTATTATTCTATTCACCTGCTAACTCTGACCAGACTGCTGAGGAGGCCATGACGCCAATCGAGTCAACATTTTCACTTGATGTTAACTCAAAGCTAGACTGGTACGATTTGCTTGCCTGATAGAAAAGATTTCTTTACATTGCTCAGATAGGAATGACGGTTTCTAGCCTCATTAGTGAAGTAAGATGGTGCCAATATAGCATTATATTCTTATATTTGATATGTAGATCCCTTTTGAAGTGCCAGAGTTTTCATTCTACGTAAGTTCATTTATTGATTTAAGAGAAACATCATATAAATTGATTTGCATCGTCTCAGGGAAGCAATTGGTAAGGTTCTGGCTCGTGGTCATAGCCGCGTTCCTGTCTATTCTGGGAATCCGAAGAACATTATCGGACTTTTACTGGTAAGATTCCGAAAATATTGACTTCACTAATCTATTATCCTTAATGCTCGATCCTTACACTCGCATAGCGATAATTAGGTAAAAAGTCTTCTCACTGTGAGAGCAGAAACAGAGACTCCTGTTAGTGCTGTTTCTATTCGAAGAATTCCTCGGTATGGTGTTGAACTATTGACATTCTCATCGGATATTCGACATTAAGGTGTTAGATTTCATCTGTGCTGTTTCTTTTCCAGTGTTCCTGCGGATATGCCCCTTTACGACATACTCAACGAGTTCCAAAAGGGTAGCAGCCATATGGCAGCTGTTGTGAAGCCCAAAGGCCAAAGCAAAAGGCCTCCGTCGATTTTGGAGAAGTCCGAGGGGAACGAACCCACTAATGGGGATTCGGACATAGCTACCCCGTTGCTAGCAAAGAAAGAAGACAAATCAGATACTGTTGTGGTCGATATTGAAAAGGTTTCAAGGCCTCCATCAAAAGCTAACCTCGCATATAATGAAGCAGTTCTGAACGGATTGGTTGCTCCGGATGAGTCGGAAGATGGCGAGGTCATCGGCATCATCACCTTAGAAGATGTCTTCGAAGAACTTCTACAGGTGGAGATTCTTCGTAGATCAAAATCCATCGCATCTGCATATtgctctcactctctctctctctgcaattCTTAATGGTTTATGGATTTACTCTTCGAATGATGCAGGAGGAGATCGTTGATGAGACAGATGAGTATGTCGATGTCCATAAAAGGATACGCGTAGCAGCAGCTGCAGCTGCTTCGTCAGTTGCACGAGCCCCTTCAATCCGGAGGTTAACAGCCCAGAAAGGAGCTGTAAGTAAACTCTtcaaataacttaaataagtgtaacattatatatatatgtaaattctTGTGCCTATATCTTTCTCTTGATATTTTGGGACTGCacctcgctctctctctcaccaagaaaaaatgaagaagaagaagaagaagaagaagaagaagaagattgaatCCAATGATTGCAATGTGTCTATAAGTTTCCTTTTCCATACATACTTCTGCTGATagctgctctctctctctctctctctctctctctctctcgatctcgaTTTATGCACAGGGATCGAAGCAAGGGCTGACTCTGAAAAAGGCGGGGGAGGACGACACCACCTCCGCGAAGTTGCAGCGTTGGTGAGCCGAAGAGATGATGAGACGCGGTAAATTTCGTACGTAGAGAAAGCCATAATCAGGAGAGGGGTTGATTGTGATTTTGGCCTAGGAATGAAGACTCCAATCTTGTGCAGTAGTGTTCATTCTTTATATGTTTAGACCCCAAAATTTTGCAATATGCAATAAGAAATCTATGTTGCCTTAActtacatataaattattcGTTGAGATTTTAAGCTTGTATATTTCTAACTCGAGACAAGAATATgatatgttttgtttatttaatggcGAAATTACATCCTCAGATTCTTTTTTTACCATGGTAAGAGAAACAGAGACAAAAGAGTTCATGCAAtggtatctatatatatatatgtatatgtgatGCCAAGTTGAGAAAGGGGAGGGACACatttttttgaaggaaaataaatacatatcaTGGTTTATAAGTACATTTTTAATTATAGTAATTTAGAATGTACCaaagatgaaagaaaatatattgattcattttattattcttttttgtaaataa includes these proteins:
- the LOC131020932 gene encoding DUF21 domain-containing protein At4g14240, yielding MHFVNAAALLSIALKNGGGGGGGGGMLGSEIEFGDVWWYVYAGISCLLVMFAGVMSGLTLGLMSLGLVELEILQRSGTPSEKKQAARIFPVVQKQHQLLVTLLLCNAGAMEALPLYLDKIFNQYVAIILSVTFVLFFGEVIPQAICTRYGLAVGANFVWLVRFLMVICYPIAYPIGKVLDLVLGHNDALFRRAQLKALVSIHSQEAGKGGELTHDETTIISGALDLTEKTAEEAMTPIESTFSLDVNSKLDWEAIGKVLARGHSRVPVYSGNPKNIIGLLLVKSLLTVRAETETPVSAVSIRRIPRVPADMPLYDILNEFQKGSSHMAAVVKPKGQSKRPPSILEKSEGNEPTNGDSDIATPLLAKKEDKSDTVVVDIEKVSRPPSKANLAYNEAVLNGLVAPDESEDGEVIGIITLEDVFEELLQEEIVDETDEYVDVHKRIRVAAAAAASSVARAPSIRRLTAQKGAGSKQGLTLKKAGEDDTTSAKLQRW